In Synechococcus sp. UW69, a single genomic region encodes these proteins:
- the trxA gene encoding thioredoxin, whose product MAGAVADFTDAGFESEVLKASGTVLVDYWAAWCGPCRLIAPLMDWVADAYGDRLSVGKIEVDANPKTRDAYQVQGIPTLILYRDGEVVARHEGAIAKAQLQSFLDANL is encoded by the coding sequence TTGGCTGGAGCTGTTGCCGATTTCACCGACGCTGGTTTTGAAAGTGAAGTGCTTAAGGCTTCCGGCACTGTCCTTGTGGACTATTGGGCTGCCTGGTGTGGTCCCTGTCGACTGATCGCCCCTCTTATGGATTGGGTCGCTGATGCCTATGGCGATCGCCTGAGCGTTGGAAAGATCGAAGTTGATGCCAATCCGAAGACCCGTGACGCCTATCAGGTGCAAGGGATTCCCACGCTGATCCTCTACCGCGACGGTGAGGTGGTGGCGCGGCATGAAGGTGCCATTGCCAAAGCGCAGCTGCAGTCCTTCCTGGATGCCAACCTCTAA
- a CDS encoding PspA/IM30 family protein, whose translation MGFFDRLSRLVRANANAAVSGMEDPAKILDQSVSDMQADLVKLRQAVALAIASQKRLTNQAEQAAAQSKTWYERAELALKKGEESLAREALTRRKTFQETATSLTSQVQAQDGQVESLKKSLVALEGKIAEAKTKKDMLKARAQAAKAQQQLQSAVGNIGTDSAMAAFERMEEKVEAMEATGQAAAELAGSDLESQFAALESGGGVDEDLEALRAQLKGGPEAVALPAADAAEAVKPVQVEEVDAELEDLKRSIDKL comes from the coding sequence ATGGGTTTCTTTGATCGGCTGAGCAGGCTGGTTCGCGCCAATGCCAACGCTGCTGTCAGCGGTATGGAGGACCCGGCCAAGATCCTCGACCAGTCCGTCTCCGACATGCAGGCGGATCTGGTCAAGTTGCGTCAGGCCGTTGCTCTCGCGATTGCAAGTCAAAAGCGTTTGACCAACCAGGCTGAACAGGCTGCTGCCCAATCGAAGACCTGGTACGAGCGTGCAGAGCTGGCTCTTAAAAAGGGAGAGGAATCCCTCGCTCGTGAAGCACTCACCCGTCGTAAGACCTTCCAGGAGACGGCGACGTCACTGACATCCCAGGTGCAGGCCCAAGACGGGCAGGTGGAATCCCTCAAGAAAAGTCTGGTCGCCCTCGAAGGAAAAATCGCTGAGGCCAAGACCAAAAAAGACATGCTCAAGGCCCGAGCGCAGGCCGCCAAGGCTCAGCAGCAGCTGCAGAGCGCCGTCGGCAACATCGGCACCGATTCAGCCATGGCTGCCTTCGAGCGGATGGAGGAAAAGGTGGAGGCCATGGAGGCCACCGGTCAGGCCGCGGCTGAGCTGGCTGGATCTGATCTTGAGAGCCAGTTCGCAGCCCTGGAAAGCGGTGGTGGCGTTGATGAGGATCTCGAAGCGCTGCGCGCTCAGCTGAAGGGAGGTCCTGAAGCGGTCGCTCTGCCGGCGGCCGATGCGGCCGAGGCTGTGAAGCCAGTGCAGGTGGAGGAAGTGGATGCCGAGCTCGAAGATTTGAAGCGATCCATCGACAAGCTCTGA
- a CDS encoding DUF721 domain-containing protein: MAVAPESQRRRLPGLELLQSAAPAPAEPLKTCLGALQREWRKDDHLAALWQDWPRVAGAQLAPHCRPLSLQRGVLTVGASHPQWRQALLYNRPQLISALHQAGHAVRDLRIQQHHSLQAPVLESEASIWAQHPSRTDVHGMGICPDCGRPAPNGEMKLWGHCGFCHRQTLSES, from the coding sequence ATGGCGGTTGCACCTGAATCCCAACGGCGGCGTCTGCCGGGCCTGGAACTGCTCCAATCAGCTGCGCCAGCGCCGGCGGAACCTTTGAAAACCTGTCTGGGCGCGCTTCAGAGGGAGTGGCGCAAAGACGATCATCTGGCCGCGCTGTGGCAGGACTGGCCGCGGGTGGCAGGCGCCCAACTAGCTCCTCACTGCCGCCCCTTATCACTCCAACGTGGAGTGCTCACTGTTGGAGCCAGCCATCCCCAATGGCGCCAGGCTCTCCTCTACAACCGGCCCCAACTGATCAGCGCCCTGCATCAGGCCGGCCATGCGGTGCGTGATCTGCGCATCCAGCAACACCATTCCCTACAAGCCCCTGTCTTGGAGAGTGAAGCCAGCATTTGGGCCCAGCATCCGAGCCGCACCGATGTCCATGGCATGGGGATCTGCCCCGACTGCGGCAGACCGGCACCCAACGGCGAAATGAAGCTCTGGGGGCACTGCGGGTTCTGCCACCGTCAGACGTTGTCTGAGTCATAG